The Elaeis guineensis isolate ETL-2024a chromosome 14, EG11, whole genome shotgun sequence genomic sequence agaaatcgaAAAAGTCAATTTGATTTTAGTTTCAATGTTGAATGATCTAATTTAAACCAATCAATCAtgggtatatgtatgtatattaatAAATCGTCATCAGTTGTTTTATATATTGTTTTAGTCCCATCAATTTATTGCTTTTATATTTAGTCTATCCTATAAACTGTCCAATTAGTTTTATCCCATGAGTTGGCTATTTGATATATGCCCAATAGTCCACGGTAAATCAAATTGAAACGATTTTGTTGATTTGGTttgaacttatttttctatatgGTTGGTTTAgtttcaatttcaattttaaagAATCTATTTAAGTTGGTTCAGTTTAAAAATTGTTTCCAAATCAATTTAAATCGATCCATACATATCTCTTGGTTATTGACTCAACTGCTAGAGAATTAGACATATAGGTATGATCTTTTCAGAATAACGTCTGCCTATGTAGAACAAATCCTTCTGCAACTTTGTTTGGATCTCATAATATGCTTTCCATGACAACTTGCAGTTTGCATTAAAATGGCCGCCATCCTGTTCATGTTCAAATTTTAAGCTTTGATTTCTCAGGAAATAGGAGACAAATTGTTGGCTGCCTGTGCTCATGCATGGGGATGTACGATTCATGGCGGACGTGGGAAGTGCTTGTCGAAATTTGGAAGATAATACCAAAGGCATTGAAAATAAATACAAAGAGGAGATCGACTGCAATATTTTGATGAAAGATGTAACGTTGTATATGGATGTGCGATAGTTTGTGAATAACCTCGACAATTGCAATTATCATAGAAGAAGAGCAGGCGCAATTGACTGTGAAGGCGCGATTGCACATGAACTTTTTTATTCCCTTATatggtttttctttttcttctcaagaagtgGCTTCATTTAATATCAGCAAGTTAAAACATGCTTGGTCTTGTTCTTTCTCAACAGGGGTGGAAGACTCACCCGGTGGAATTATTTAGATTCAAAGGCTCAGGAAAAACACCTTGAAGTTTTGAACCCTGCACATAAGCAACCACTTGGATATCAGTAAAGTTTACCAAAATGCACAAAAATATACTTGAGTTGCGTATGGTAAAAAATGACATTCATATACAaggtctccctctctctctcacacacacaattAAAGAAAATTATCGACAGAACATGCTATAAAAGGATGGTCTAGTTCAACCTGGCCTTCATGGGTGAAAAGTCTAGCCCTCCCAAAAACACCCTCTGTAGTAGAATAAAATTTGATTgctattttgatttaattattgaatcattttcAAATTCTAATCTTGGAAGTGCATGAGTGGAATCCAATTACATTAGAtgaatcaaaattaattagatcatTATGATCAAATGAGTTTGGGCTCGTATGTATATAGCACGTTTCAACTCGAGTTTACTTGTCAATGAATCACTCACTTAACTAGAAGAGAAGTGCTACATTTGACATAGATTTCATCCTCTCGACATAAGGAGGATCATAGAGCTGCAAATAAAAAGAACAACTAGACATGATACAAATCTTAGAATAAATCGACATCATCTGATTGAGAAGCAAATCGAGCTCCACCCTCAATGAAACTTGACTAATAAGTAAACCACATCAAAGTACTTAAGGGTTAGGTCTCACGTTCAAAATTCACTTTCACACAACTGGCAAAGTCTAAGCTTTCTAAAGCCTAGTTCAATGTGGCTCATTTCCTCTCCAAACGCAACATCAAGCATAATTCAAATTGGTCActcaaataaattatttaataattatttgtgaaggaaaaaaaaggaaaaaaaaatctccgATGTGGCACGTGCATAACAGCAGATAAGTACCGGGAAAGTCACGGCTCACGGCCCCGTGTGCGTGTCCACCGCCAGGAGGCGAAAGGAGGGAGGAGGGGTCGGAGGCTGGGGGTTGGAGGTAAGAAAAGAGGAGATGGCGAAGAGGAGGAGGGAGGACGGCAGTGGGTCGGCGGTGGCGGCGTCTTCCTCCGCTGCCTCGCCCATAAATAATCTAGACGACGGATGTCTCATGCAAATCTTTAGCTTCCTCAGCCCCATCCCAGGTTCTCTTCTCGCAAACCCTAGTTCCATCCCGTGTTATCTCCCACCGGCTTAATCAGTTTCTAGGGTTTCAATTTGTCAATCCGGACGTAGCTTCTAAACCCTCAGAAAGGTGATGAGTTCCGAGTGTCGATCTTTCCGTCTGTGTGGTTTCCCTCTTTGTTCGCTTATTCTttctgattctttttttttttttttgtttcttttttagcCCCGTTGTCAATAAATGGATAGCAATAGAAACTAGAATTTAGAAGATTGTTGGAAAATTTCACTAAATTTTGGTGTTTTTCCATGCATATGGTAGCTCCATTGAAGGAAGAAGAAATAAACATTAGATTTTATTTGGCAGAATGTGTTAGGATGGACTGAATTGGTGATTTTATTATGTGGTAAtgggggatttttttttttttttcgtttttaaCTCAAATAATCGTTGGTGGCTTGGTGCTTTGTTGTGTTCCATTGTTAGTTCCCCCCTTTGACCTCTTTGTCGATAGATCGAAATAGAGGGAAAAGTTGAGAGTATGATTTTGTTCTATTGTACTCTGGATCAATAATGGGTAGTTTGCGGCTAAGTTTTGGTGCTTTCCATGTTTTTGATGGTTGTGCAGGAGGACGAGGAAATAAAAACTATTTGTTGTCTGGTACTGTGTGTCAATATGGTCTTATTAACGGTTTTTATGGGATGGAgtcttttttataattaaattgccACCGGTATTATACTGCTAACACTACTAAAATAACAAGAAAAATGGATCTGGAAGTAGTTATAAAGGGTAGATAATCAAGCATAATTCCACATACTTTTGTTATCCAGAGGCTTCTCTGTGTTTTTTACCTAGTCATATTCTCGTGGGTTTTTATTGGTTGTGGATATCTAGTTTAGCTAATCTCCCCCTTTTCAATTGGTGAGAAGATTATTTTACTTTGTTGAGGTTTGAAATATTCGGATGCTTATGGTGTGGTCCTATTtggaatatctgatttggaagataTCTGTATGGGATGCATTTATATTGGATTCATTTTTGTTGTCATGGCCAAAGTACAGTTCTATTCGTAGTCAGATCTGTTCTATGCATAGTCAGATCTTTGTTTAATCTCCTGATGAGTTTATTCAAGGTTTTGTTATTCTGTCTTTGACAACAATATTTCTTGCTTGGCCATCAACTTCACtttgttttgaaatttatttcatttaGTGGTGAATGAAGGGATAGCCCTTTTCTTTGATTGTTACAAAATACTTTCAGATACTGGTAAAAACTACAACTAATTGTAATGCCTTGAGTTAAACTTTATTATTTATAGCTTTGAGGTGTATTCATCTTTTTGAGTTGGTCTAACATTAGACTAAATGATATTATTTAAGGCCAGTGACCTAAGTTTCTTTCTAACCCTTCTCTGTGGTGGATACTGAAACTATCAGGTACATCATAAATGATGTATTCAATGTGAcatattttggtttgaaaaattagCTCTTTACCTTATTATGCTCGTGTTAATATTGGCATGTATATGGCCATCAGCGGCAAGACACATCCTCTAACTAATTCAAATCTTATTCTGTGCTATTATTTGAACATATATTTATGATCATGTTGGTCTTAAAGGttatttcttccttttttttagcACAGGGATTATCTCGCAAATCAACATTCTTGAACTTAATGTCATGATGTGGAATTCTGGCTAATGAATCCAAGACCCCTTGGATAATATAGATTATTGACTGCAACGGTTCTTATGTAATTGCTTATCCTTAAAAAGGCAATATCCTGAAAATTGGCTTAGTTTCATAAATAGATACCTCTTAATTTGTTCCTTTCTTGCACTCGAACACTTGGGACCAGATGTGGTCTTGTCATATGAATATACTGCTGGAGATTTAAAAAAGTTTCTACATTTTTCTTGTTTGCATAGTAGTTCTGATTCATCTGTAAGGTTCCTGAGAAGGGTTGTTTCattttagaaattatttagattGTTGGTGGCTAAAACTGTTAAGTTGGAGAACTTTATATTTATGGAGAACTACTTGCCATGTCTGATCATAATGAGATGTTGTTACTGAGATAAATTGTTAAACTGTTGTGGTCGAAACTTTTAGTAGTATGTGATTAGTATTTTTTATTATCATCTGGTTAATTGATGAGTCTTATCCCATCTATATGGAAGGACTTGATATCACTATATCTATCAGAAAATGTGGCCTGAAACAGAGCTGAATGGTGGAAAAAGATTCATGGAGCTGACCGCAACTAGTTTGGGATTATGGCTTAGTTGAGTTGAGTTCAAATCTCCAGTTCGCTGTTCCtatatgacaaaaaaaaaaaaactttagttGCAAAATATTTTATGCTATTTGAGGATCTTATGCTTCAACACTAATTTATTATCCAAATTAATGTGAATGGATGAAGCGCGTTTAATTATCGGGATTGCACTTCGAAGATCAGCATGCAAATAGACGCAAACTAGATTGAAGAACCCTTTGTTGGTGAAGGAAGTtctctaaaattaatttattaatatgtcAAAAGGCTGCTCATGCAATGTATTAAATGCATGTATATAGGATATGACCCCTATCCTTGCATGGAAATGGTTTTCATGACTAGCTTGTTTCTTCTTTTGGTTTTGCTTGAAAGTTTGTGTTTGGGATGATAGTTTACATACTAAAAGTTTGTGTGGCAcagatatctttttttcttttcaacatGACTCACATACATTTTTGCTAAAAGGAGGAAAATTAAGATTACTGACCCGATATTATATATTCTGTCTAGAGTTTGCTATTCTAATTGTGCATCTTTTGGTTCTAAAAATTCCTAGATATGTTAGGGTCACAACATGATTATATGTAGTTCCTTTGATTGTGATAAGCTCCCTAACTTTTTTTAACAATATTGTGCCTTTGCATCCCAAATATGCTTCTAAAATGAGCTTTTTAGCACCCTTCTGTTTGGTTTGCAGATCGGTATAACACTGCCCTCGTTTGCCACAGATGGCACTACCTGGCATGCCACCCTCGGCTATGGCTGCGTGTGGAGAGACCCATGAAGAACATAGAGCCTGGAGTATTCCCCAATGTTGAGGCTGCAATATCTGCTGCAAGGTAAGCAAGTTGTAGTTCTTTCTGTCTGAGTTCTTGGTAGAAAACGAGGGAATGAATGCATAATAATTTAAATCTTTTTGAAGGCCTGGTGATACCATCCTGATTGCTGCTGGTGGGAATCATGTGGCTTCTAACATCCAGATTCAAAAGCCTCTTTGCATTGTAAGTTGTCCCATTTACTTTGGCATTGGATCATTTATTGTCAAATACCTTTCAGATAAGCACGTGAATGAGTATGTGTTATTATTAGATCATTTGTGAAACGGCTTATTTCTCAATGTTTTATATTTGTTAATGTTTGGGATATCTCTCTCTTTAATGTGCCTTGCTTTGATACTGACTTGGTAATTAGATCACTGATCATTATGACGGATAGCTGGATAGACCAGGGGAACCTGTTGTATGTTAGGTATTTCTTGTATATGCCATGGAAATGAACAACAAATCAATCATGGGATATCTTACCTTTTCTTCTTTGCATTACTTAGCAGTGTAGTCAGAGAGAAATGCTTAACTGTGAGCTGATTAATGGTCTTATTGAGAGAAGATTTATTCTAAAAGGCAGAGTTTTAGTTTCCTGTTGATGGTAGGCTGTTCTTTTTCCAAAATTTTCATGCTTCCACGTATCACAAGCTcattcttttccttttctatttTGTTCAGATGGGGGGTGGTGAACTTCCGGATGATACCATTTTGACCTGTTCTCGTGGCTCTGACAGGTTTGCTGATTTCATTTCATTCGTTATATGAGATTTCACTAGCCAACTTATAGAATAAATTTGGATGCATTTTCATCTTCAATTAATTGCAGcattaaaatcaaaatatcaaGCTGATAATTATATTTGGCCAACATGTTAAATATAATTGTAGCTTGGGCCAATTTATGGGTTATTAAAATGGCAACTGAAACACCATATATAAAAATGCCCAAGCAGTGCATTGGAGTTTCTTTCCACATGCAAGGTTGCAAACTTGACAATCAGAGCAGAGCTGGGGTGTTGCCTGCTTCACCGAAGTGGGAAATTAACCATTGAGGGGTGCATACTTCAGTGTGAAGAAAACCCTTTGGATTATCTCTCCTTCCCAATAGTGAGCACAGCCAGTGGATGTGGTGCATTTACCCCATCGGTGAAGGGACATGGAGACTGTGTCACAGTCGCTCGGACAAGAATCGAAGGGGGTGCTAAGGCAGTTCGAACCAGTGGGAACCTGGTGTTGCAGCATGTGCGAGCCATTTATTCACGGACTTCAATCTTCTTCTGGTTTGAAGTTGGCGAACAGCAAGTATCTGCCAAGGCATGATGTGCAAGTAGTTTCTGTCTGGATTAGCCTTCTGTTTGTCACACTGGTGCCTGATATATACATTCATGTAGCTTATGATGATTCATTTATAAAGAGCTTGTTTTGGACCTTAAGCATGATTGCTTTGGTTATTGACAGGCAAACCTCATTACGAAACAAGCTATAAGTTCTGTTAGTGTATCTTATGCTAGTTGTGATAAGAGAATTATTGTCCCAGCTATTGGGGATCATATGTGTAGATCATCTTTTCAGATAAAGATGTTTCTGTGATGAATCATTGTTAGTGCACCAACAAAGTGTTTGGATTTTTGGGTGTGGTCGAAGTGCTGTTGGAGCTCTAGAGGCTATTATGTaatttgagagtgtttggttcgtgatcggaattaAAATGAATTGGAAAAGAAATTGGAATGGttatattttttatgcattcaGTTCACGAtgaaaatcagaatcaaaattagaataaaatttgGTTGTTAGGAGATAGTCTATCAGATTTTAGGAGATTGGGCAATTATTATTCACTTTGGATTCAGAATCAAATTGAAACTTCCATCGATCAAATAGTTGGAGTGGGTTTATTTACATTTTCAATCTATAGATTTTCTTAGTCCATCAAATTTCTATATCCATCATGTTTGGTGGAGAAGAAAGTGGAGCATGCTGTTTCATCGAATTAGGCCATGTTGCAGGAAAATGAGTCTCCTTTTTGTCCACTTAGTCGACTTTCCAACTAATAATGGGGCCATATTGATTTCAAATATCACAATGCGAAGTCATAATGGTCAATTAGAAGTCATAATAATAAACATAATATTATAACAATTATTGAAAAGTCATAAGCATCAAAAAGTAATATAGAGCTTTTCCTTTTGCTTCCCATGACATCTTTATAAAAAGTTATGGCCTCATGGTTCTTAGTATGACATAATGTAGCCttctatgatttattttttatcatatgatATTTCTAGAGATATACATCATTtcatatgatttaatatgaattTGTGTAAtagttataattttttattaatgataggaTATACTGTTGGATATTTTGTTGACTATTATGAtttgatgatcatatttttttatctgaatgtCATATGatgtaaaagaaaatattttatattatttttttaattttaatataattttttgatatttattataACACCATGTTGCTTGTTATGATTTTCTattgattattataatttt encodes the following:
- the LOC105057628 gene encoding F-box protein SKIP5, whose product is MAKRRREDGSGSAVAASSSAASPINNLDDGCLMQIFSFLSPIPDRYNTALVCHRWHYLACHPRLWLRVERPMKNIEPGVFPNVEAAISAARPGDTILIAAGGNHVASNIQIQKPLCIMGGGELPDDTILTCSRGSDSALEFLSTCKVANLTIRAELGCCLLHRSGKLTIEGCILQCEENPLDYLSFPIVSTASGCGAFTPSVKGHGDCVTVARTRIEGGAKAVRTSGNLVLQHVRAIYSRTSIFFWFEVGEQQVSAKA